In Dyadobacter subterraneus, a single genomic region encodes these proteins:
- a CDS encoding class I SAM-dependent methyltransferase: MTESLYLDGDYLKNNPNWHVEDSHWKAEKIKQILIKNKISPSTICEIGCGAGEILNQLYSTLSNTSSFIGYDISENAIDLAKCRTKERLTFKKQDLLLDNSAQFDLLLVIDVFEHIEDYIGFLRKCRQKAEYKVFHIPLDMTVQKVLRKEVLMYARQKVGHLHYFTRETALDTLVDAGYEILDEFYTPWGFEMEQKTLLKKIFQLPFRLFYSLNADLAVRVMGGSSLMVLAR, from the coding sequence ATGACCGAATCACTTTATCTGGATGGCGATTATTTAAAAAATAATCCAAATTGGCATGTTGAAGATTCCCATTGGAAAGCTGAAAAAATTAAACAGATTCTGATAAAAAATAAGATATCTCCATCAACAATTTGTGAAATCGGTTGCGGAGCAGGAGAAATCCTTAATCAATTGTACAGTACTCTTTCCAACACTTCAAGTTTTATTGGATATGATATTTCTGAAAATGCAATTGATCTGGCAAAATGCAGAACAAAGGAGAGGTTAACCTTTAAAAAGCAAGATTTACTGCTGGACAATTCAGCTCAATTTGATTTACTTTTAGTAATTGATGTATTCGAACATATTGAAGACTACATAGGCTTTCTTAGAAAATGTCGTCAAAAAGCTGAGTATAAAGTATTTCATATTCCCTTGGATATGACTGTCCAAAAAGTATTAAGAAAGGAAGTGCTAATGTATGCTCGTCAAAAAGTAGGACATCTTCATTATTTTACCAGAGAAACAGCTTTGGATACTTTGGTGGATGCAGGATATGAAATCCTTGATGAGTTTTACACCCCATGGGGATTTGAAATGGAACAAAAAACATTGCTCAAAAAAATTTTTCAACTTCCTTTTAGGTTATTCTATAGCTTAAATGCAGATTTGGCTGTAAGGGTAATGGGCGGTAGTTCACTTATGGTTTTGGCGAGATAA
- a CDS encoding methyltransferase domain-containing protein, producing the protein MLPNESQWISSTIKGCFPDKKMSILNVGSSTLEFRTVLQPYVNDVIFKPLTSSGFSVTHLDMKQDEGVDIVGDLTNTEFRDSLRSKKYDIILCANLLEHLENPKNLCNLLYELVDTNGYILITVPYIYPYHEDPLDTLFRPKPSEIKELFPDSMKIIAEGIVKENFGLLNEPERLFKNVLKSILFFLKPKRWTKHIKDAKIVLSVYQASCILLQRVED; encoded by the coding sequence ATGCTGCCTAACGAATCACAATGGATTAGCTCTACAATTAAAGGCTGTTTTCCTGATAAAAAGATGTCTATTTTAAATGTTGGAAGCTCAACCTTAGAATTTAGAACAGTATTACAGCCATATGTAAATGATGTTATTTTTAAGCCCCTCACAAGCAGCGGCTTTTCAGTTACTCACTTGGATATGAAGCAAGATGAGGGCGTAGACATTGTAGGAGACTTGACTAATACTGAATTTAGAGATTCGCTAAGATCTAAAAAATATGACATCATTCTTTGTGCTAACCTGTTGGAGCATTTAGAAAATCCTAAAAACCTCTGCAATTTACTTTATGAATTGGTTGATACCAATGGATATATTCTAATCACGGTTCCATACATTTACCCTTACCACGAAGATCCGTTGGATACTCTATTTCGTCCAAAGCCTTCTGAAATAAAAGAGCTATTCCCTGATTCAATGAAGATTATTGCTGAGGGTATTGTTAAAGAAAATTTCGGTTTATTAAACGAGCCTGAACGGCTGTTTAAAAATGTTCTGAAGTCGATCCTATTCTTCCTTAAACCCAAAAGATGGACAAAGCATATTAAAGATGCGAAAATCGTCTTAAGTGTTTATCAAGCCTCCTGTATTCTTTTACAAAGGGTTGAGGATTAA
- a CDS encoding right-handed parallel beta-helix repeat-containing protein, with translation MIQIECLGIPSRPVQSLLKEINPIQFGAKGDGLTDDTKALQSAIDAAKLENKNLNLQNYRYRTSQPLVTTLSSNESLIITGKGAIVDLVTNGLVVNSLDKLDNNGGTLNISGVTFQAPRFGDHYNTLHFINAILINRIDKIIIANCKFVNIYGNGIALMGYCKEGVINDNTFQGVHGFLEVKINNLYDCYGDGILIQDHCENLKITKNNIRLLKGQKGRCGIAVDYYSANITITNNVITGYDRCIHIESSNHINISNNKAIASFCGILVSSSTNININYNIINGQNPLNPSYISHPGLLFSYNSNQCNFSKNVIKGWTKQKFPTYSIKLWGDDIIFKENINWGGPVYAYRAQSGLFISNNKFYNSTIDFSLNKRIFIIENKFFSSPLLLNSTENCQVISNSFSPVLDSLFSEKIQVYSSKNVSFSNNKIYSANDFFIDNFNSHSFSIIGNILYKRKKPDGSRILKIPNSDLNKKKYNLLDDIESGKKIEI, from the coding sequence TTGATACAGATAGAGTGCCTTGGCATTCCATCCAGGCCCGTACAATCTCTGCTAAAAGAGATTAATCCGATACAATTTGGAGCCAAAGGCGATGGATTAACTGATGATACAAAAGCACTTCAATCAGCAATTGACGCGGCAAAGCTTGAAAACAAAAATCTCAATCTCCAAAATTATAGATATAGAACATCTCAACCCTTGGTTACTACCTTATCGTCCAACGAAAGCTTAATTATAACAGGAAAAGGTGCTATCGTTGATTTAGTTACAAACGGATTAGTTGTCAATTCACTAGATAAACTTGATAACAATGGAGGAACATTAAATATATCTGGAGTAACATTCCAGGCACCACGATTTGGAGACCACTACAATACTTTACACTTTATAAATGCCATTTTGATTAATAGAATAGATAAAATCATAATTGCAAATTGCAAATTTGTCAATATATATGGTAATGGAATTGCTTTGATGGGTTACTGCAAGGAAGGCGTTATTAACGATAACACGTTTCAGGGCGTCCATGGTTTTCTCGAAGTTAAAATCAATAACTTATATGATTGTTATGGTGACGGAATATTAATTCAAGACCACTGTGAAAATTTAAAAATTACAAAGAATAACATTAGACTATTGAAAGGACAAAAAGGAAGATGCGGCATTGCAGTTGATTATTACTCAGCCAATATTACAATAACGAATAATGTTATTACAGGGTATGATAGGTGTATTCATATTGAATCCAGCAATCATATAAATATTTCCAACAATAAAGCAATAGCAAGTTTTTGCGGCATTCTTGTTTCTTCCAGTACTAATATAAATATTAATTATAACATTATTAACGGACAAAATCCATTAAATCCGTCATACATATCCCATCCAGGTTTGTTATTTTCTTATAATTCAAATCAATGTAATTTCTCGAAAAATGTAATTAAAGGATGGACGAAACAAAAATTCCCCACCTATTCCATAAAGCTTTGGGGAGACGACATAATTTTTAAGGAAAACATAAATTGGGGAGGTCCTGTATATGCATATAGAGCACAATCAGGATTATTTATAAGCAACAATAAATTCTATAACAGTACTATCGATTTCTCACTGAATAAAAGAATTTTTATCATTGAAAACAAATTTTTTTCTTCACCATTATTACTCAATTCTACTGAAAACTGCCAAGTCATTTCAAACAGCTTTTCGCCAGTATTAGATTCCCTTTTCTCAGAGAAAATTCAAGTTTACTCCAGCAAAAACGTATCTTTTTCCAACAATAAAATATATTCAGCGAATGACTTTTTTATTGATAACTTTAATTCACATTCCTTCTCCATTATCGGAAATATTCTATATAAAAGAAAAAAGCCAGATGGCTCGAGGATTCTAAAAATTCCAAATTCCGACTTAAACAAAAAAAAGTACAATTTATTAGATGATATTGAAAGTGGAAAAAAAATCGAAATTTAA
- a CDS encoding capsule assembly Wzi family protein codes for MRNCLFISFLFLTALVSYAQDSTFQYKASLALAGSTGQSSFWMHANQNGVVPLNGSFISGQFAAYKIYNPNNPRIFQWSAGAELITNYGKSGLGKTGDYFFTDLYVVGKIGPIEFLAGQKKSMTGLVDTLLTSGSLAVSGNARPIPGFNISIANFLPLGFTNDLVSVKASYADGRLGGSKIAYGSTSYVPNTYFHQKSLYFRIGSTDNRLKIYTGINHQAIWGGENELAPVNHLSTLNAYWYVISGKTLDYRKVGTHFGTIDLAGEWKGSNWNYFFYRQNIYDTGSLFKANNFVDGLNGFRVKRIKPLSRKETYFAVNSFLLEVIGTQNQTNNSPLSNLAIFEKGDYFNSYIYSRGWSYNDASIGTALITSQNLTDSDLPRNKTKFTNNNRSWVFHSGITASWLNTNFLFKGTYSRNFGTYINPFDAVKQQVSIQLSAEKKMKFLINGTFFASFYSDIGKLYPNSASLLLGYRKSGMFL; via the coding sequence ATGCGTAACTGCCTTTTTATCAGTTTTCTATTTTTAACTGCGTTAGTATCATACGCTCAGGATTCTACTTTTCAATATAAGGCTTCTCTTGCTCTGGCTGGCTCTACTGGCCAATCGTCATTCTGGATGCATGCTAATCAGAATGGAGTCGTTCCTTTAAACGGGAGTTTTATTAGCGGTCAGTTTGCTGCATATAAAATTTACAACCCAAACAATCCAAGAATTTTCCAGTGGTCTGCCGGAGCAGAATTAATTACAAACTATGGAAAGTCAGGATTAGGAAAAACTGGAGACTATTTTTTTACAGATCTGTATGTCGTTGGCAAAATCGGACCAATAGAGTTTCTTGCTGGTCAGAAAAAATCGATGACAGGTTTGGTTGATACACTTCTCACTTCCGGATCACTAGCCGTATCAGGTAATGCCAGACCAATACCTGGTTTTAATATTTCGATTGCGAATTTTCTGCCTTTGGGTTTTACAAACGATTTGGTTTCAGTTAAAGCTTCGTATGCTGATGGTAGATTGGGAGGCAGTAAAATTGCTTATGGAAGTACCAGTTATGTGCCCAACACCTACTTCCATCAAAAATCACTTTATTTTCGGATTGGAAGTACCGATAATAGACTCAAAATTTATACTGGCATCAACCACCAGGCTATTTGGGGAGGGGAAAATGAACTTGCCCCCGTTAATCATCTTAGCACTCTTAATGCCTACTGGTATGTGATATCTGGAAAAACACTGGATTATAGAAAAGTTGGTACCCATTTTGGGACCATAGATCTTGCCGGGGAATGGAAAGGCAGCAACTGGAATTATTTTTTTTACCGACAAAATATATACGACACAGGTTCATTATTTAAAGCAAACAATTTTGTTGACGGATTAAATGGATTTAGAGTAAAACGCATCAAGCCACTTAGTAGAAAAGAAACTTACTTTGCCGTGAATTCTTTTTTGTTAGAAGTAATAGGAACACAAAATCAAACCAACAATTCTCCGCTATCGAATTTGGCAATTTTTGAGAAGGGCGATTACTTCAATTCTTATATTTATAGCAGAGGTTGGTCGTACAACGATGCCTCGATAGGAACGGCATTAATTACGTCGCAAAATTTAACCGATAGTGATCTCCCACGTAATAAAACAAAATTTACAAATAACAACAGAAGCTGGGTTTTCCATTCTGGAATCACAGCAAGCTGGTTAAATACTAACTTTCTTTTTAAGGGCACTTATTCAAGAAATTTCGGGACATACATCAATCCATTCGACGCTGTAAAACAGCAGGTTTCAATTCAATTAAGTGCTGAGAAAAAAATGAAATTTCTAATCAACGGAACCTTCTTTGCCAGTTTTTATTCCGATATTGGCAAACTTTATCCTAATTCAGCAAGCTTATTACTTGGCTATCGCAAAAGCGGTATGTTTTTGTAG
- a CDS encoding capsule assembly Wzi family protein translates to MKSICILALLSCILISFSRSYSQPTTDISKYSDSTSSFVELTGFGSSTSRTPFWTQANQFGIVPRASPAGSLHAGVDYFHSLSNDGSNKWRIGFGVEAVGNVTKQENKFLLPQAYGSIRFKNWEFSIGRKKQWVGLADSTLGTGSYAWSGNAMPIPKIQFGTLGFVAVPFTKGWVSFNGFYSDGFFENNRPITSDLKLHQKAIYVRLGKSTSRLKLYAGANHEVQWGGKSPYLTVDGKMPSGFGNYINMVTGRLGVKGTNATYFDSTNRIGNQLGSIDLAIEIETYSSSILIYRQTPYEDGSIFYLTGLKDGLNGLRIRRKNMYGSNFQITEGVLEFLYTKDQGGNNFVITDGKKRGHDNYFNHAQVRDGWSYYDRTIGTPFITPTSDTKNRWPSYADSFTSNNRVSVIHLGLKGTLLQKIIWTTKLSYSSNSGTYDEPFLGSPTQFSGLLTMQGKINIFGGTILKGSVAADLGKLYADTYGFTLGLRKEGLLSK, encoded by the coding sequence ATGAAATCAATTTGTATCCTTGCCCTCTTATCCTGTATTCTAATCAGTTTTTCAAGAAGCTATTCACAGCCTACTACTGATATAAGTAAATACTCAGATTCCACTTCTTCTTTTGTAGAACTTACCGGATTTGGTAGTTCTACCTCACGCACACCTTTTTGGACTCAGGCCAACCAGTTTGGTATTGTTCCTCGTGCAAGCCCTGCTGGAAGTTTGCATGCTGGCGTTGATTATTTCCATAGCCTTTCAAATGACGGAAGTAATAAATGGAGAATCGGATTTGGTGTCGAAGCGGTAGGTAATGTTACTAAACAAGAAAATAAGTTTCTTTTACCACAGGCATATGGCTCAATCCGGTTTAAGAATTGGGAGTTTTCTATTGGAAGGAAAAAACAATGGGTAGGATTAGCAGACTCAACTCTTGGAACCGGATCTTATGCATGGTCGGGAAATGCTATGCCGATTCCTAAAATTCAATTTGGAACTTTGGGATTTGTTGCTGTTCCATTTACCAAAGGATGGGTTTCTTTTAACGGATTTTACTCCGACGGATTCTTTGAAAACAATCGACCTATAACAAGCGACTTGAAACTTCATCAAAAAGCTATTTACGTAAGATTGGGGAAATCTACCTCTAGATTAAAATTATACGCAGGTGCAAATCACGAAGTACAGTGGGGAGGGAAATCACCTTACTTAACAGTTGATGGCAAAATGCCAAGTGGTTTTGGTAACTACATTAATATGGTTACTGGAAGATTGGGAGTCAAAGGCACAAATGCCACCTATTTCGATAGTACTAACAGAATAGGAAATCAGTTAGGAAGTATTGATTTAGCGATCGAAATAGAGACATACTCATCAAGTATTCTCATCTACAGACAAACACCATACGAGGACGGCTCAATCTTTTATTTGACTGGTCTTAAGGATGGGCTTAATGGACTTCGAATTCGCAGAAAGAATATGTATGGTTCCAACTTTCAGATTACTGAAGGTGTACTGGAATTTCTTTACACAAAAGATCAGGGAGGAAATAATTTTGTGATTACTGATGGAAAAAAAAGAGGGCATGATAATTACTTCAATCACGCTCAGGTTAGAGATGGCTGGTCTTACTATGATCGTACTATCGGCACACCCTTTATAACACCCACATCTGATACAAAAAATAGATGGCCCAGCTATGCCGATAGTTTCACTAGTAATAACCGCGTAAGCGTAATACATCTGGGACTAAAAGGAACTTTATTGCAGAAGATCATCTGGACTACAAAATTATCTTATTCAAGTAATTCAGGAACTTATGATGAACCTTTCCTGGGCTCCCCTACTCAATTTTCCGGCTTATTAACCATGCAAGGCAAAATCAATATTTTTGGAGGAACGATCCTGAAAGGTTCAGTTGCCGCGGATTTGGGAAAGTTATATGCTGATACTTACGGATTTACCTTGGGATTAAGAAAAGAAGGGCTTTTAAGTAAATAA
- a CDS encoding glycosyltransferase has protein sequence MDILKKRISFLNVDLTSGGCEREISNLAHHFKEKFHILVVLFYNEISYKLPSETKFKFLDKGRRDSDFIKLLQIPILAYKYAKHCKSENIDVSISYVYRANYVNLLSKILFGNRAKIIVNEQNHTLTQYPDTSLNSSINRFLIKILYKYADVIRPNSKLIANDLIKYFDIPEQLITPIYNPLAVDFINSQLKKDISFSYYGFNFITVARLHHQKNPELLIKAFHIAFKDINNVNLLILGEGPLKEEILTLIKNLGLETRVYLLGFINNPFAFLERCDSFVLSSNYEGFPNSLLEALACGLPSVSTDCPSGPREMLAPSTDFTKMLTNTIEEAEFGILVPTNNVKLLSVAMLNIYNNTKLRNNYKSKSKLRALDFDISVFDKEFQDLL, from the coding sequence ATGGATATATTAAAAAAGAGAATTTCATTCCTCAATGTTGATTTAACAAGTGGCGGGTGCGAAAGAGAAATTTCAAATTTAGCGCATCACTTTAAAGAAAAATTCCACATTCTTGTGGTGCTCTTTTACAACGAAATCTCTTACAAATTACCATCGGAGACAAAATTTAAATTTTTAGATAAAGGAAGGAGAGATAGTGATTTTATAAAATTATTACAAATTCCGATCCTTGCATACAAATATGCCAAACATTGTAAATCTGAAAATATAGACGTTTCCATATCATATGTATACAGGGCAAATTATGTTAATTTATTATCAAAAATCTTATTTGGTAACCGTGCCAAAATAATTGTTAATGAACAAAATCATACACTTACGCAATACCCCGATACTTCTCTAAATAGCAGTATAAATAGATTTCTAATTAAGATTCTTTACAAGTACGCAGACGTTATTCGACCTAATTCAAAATTGATAGCAAACGATCTTATTAAATATTTTGATATCCCTGAGCAATTAATTACACCAATATACAATCCACTGGCAGTCGACTTTATAAATTCTCAGTTAAAAAAAGATATCTCGTTTTCATATTACGGATTTAATTTCATAACCGTTGCTCGCTTACATCATCAAAAAAATCCGGAATTATTAATTAAAGCTTTCCATATTGCATTTAAGGATATAAATAATGTCAATCTACTAATTTTAGGAGAAGGCCCATTAAAAGAAGAGATACTTACGCTTATTAAAAATCTTGGCTTGGAAACTCGTGTTTACTTATTGGGCTTCATAAATAATCCATTTGCGTTCTTGGAAAGGTGCGATTCATTTGTACTGTCTTCGAATTATGAGGGTTTTCCTAATTCTCTTTTGGAGGCGCTTGCATGTGGTCTCCCCTCTGTATCTACCGACTGTCCTAGTGGCCCCCGTGAAATGCTAGCTCCATCAACAGACTTCACCAAAATGTTAACCAATACGATTGAAGAGGCAGAATTCGGCATTTTAGTTCCAACAAATAATGTTAAATTATTAAGCGTGGCAATGCTTAACATTTATAATAATACCAAACTGAGGAACAACTATAAAAGTAAATCAAAACTCCGGGCATTGGACTTTGACATATCTGTATTTGACAAAGAATTTCAGGATTTATTATAA
- a CDS encoding sugar transferase, protein MGKTTTIYHTCIHRLRSKTATTNEVLIITSYDYFLQKFDLALLLKNYQEIILIPQSTDDDFLLNHEVSPLLDKFEKIHLVTNPQYDSRYHVIYELVVRKNKSIRINTVYDFCENSLKKVYIPNNITETNPNISALLTFGRRVRYPKKIIDVSISATLFFLSLPLWILSYLRIKMESPGPVFYFQERVGMSNKNFDCIKFRSMRLDAEINGASFSKKKDSRIFSYGSFMRMSRIDELPQIINIFRRDISLIGPRPERPVFTETFDETIPYYNIRHNVKPGITGYAQVMYPYGAGVRDARHKLMYDLYYIKNWSIQLELKIIMLTIWVILGRKGL, encoded by the coding sequence ATGGGGAAAACAACTACAATCTATCACACTTGTATTCATCGTTTACGCAGTAAAACAGCTACCACAAATGAGGTACTTATCATTACAAGTTATGATTACTTCCTTCAAAAATTTGATCTGGCTCTTCTTCTTAAAAATTACCAGGAAATAATATTGATTCCACAGTCAACCGATGATGACTTTTTACTTAATCATGAAGTAAGTCCTCTTCTCGACAAATTTGAGAAGATACATTTAGTAACCAATCCTCAATATGATAGCCGTTATCATGTGATTTATGAGTTAGTTGTAAGAAAAAATAAATCCATTCGAATCAATACGGTTTATGATTTCTGTGAAAACTCGCTTAAAAAAGTTTATATTCCAAATAATATCACTGAAACAAATCCCAACATTAGTGCACTATTAACCTTTGGAAGAAGAGTTCGTTATCCAAAAAAAATAATTGATGTCTCAATTTCTGCTACGTTATTTTTTCTGAGCCTTCCTTTATGGATACTTAGCTATCTTAGAATAAAAATGGAATCTCCTGGACCCGTTTTTTATTTTCAAGAAAGAGTGGGTATGAGCAATAAAAATTTTGACTGTATTAAATTCAGGTCTATGCGTTTGGATGCTGAAATAAACGGAGCAAGCTTTTCTAAGAAAAAAGATTCACGTATCTTCTCCTACGGCTCGTTTATGCGAATGAGCAGAATTGACGAGCTCCCTCAAATCATCAATATTTTCCGTAGAGACATTTCATTGATAGGACCAAGACCGGAAAGGCCTGTATTCACTGAAACTTTCGATGAAACAATCCCTTATTATAACATAAGACATAACGTAAAACCCGGTATTACAGGATATGCACAGGTGATGTATCCATACGGTGCTGGTGTTCGTGATGCCCGTCACAAGTTGATGTATGATCTTTATTACATTAAGAACTGGAGTATACAACTTGAACTTAAAATAATAATGTTAACGATTTGGGTAATATTAGGCAGGAAAGGGCTTTGA
- a CDS encoding HIT family protein — protein MASIFSRIVSGEIPSHKIAENDEFLAFLDAFPIAKGHTLVIPKKEVDYIFNLDDDTYSRLFLFAKTIVPALEKTIPCLRIGVSVIGLEVPHAHVHLLPLNSMSDADFSKKIKISQEELAELAASIRGNL, from the coding sequence ATGGCTTCCATATTTTCAAGAATTGTCAGCGGAGAAATCCCTTCCCATAAAATTGCTGAAAATGATGAATTTTTAGCTTTTCTTGATGCGTTCCCTATCGCCAAAGGACATACGTTAGTAATTCCAAAGAAAGAAGTTGACTATATTTTTAATCTGGACGATGATACTTACAGCAGACTTTTCCTTTTTGCCAAGACTATTGTACCTGCCCTGGAAAAAACAATACCATGTTTACGGATAGGAGTGAGCGTGATCGGGCTCGAAGTTCCACATGCACACGTTCATTTACTTCCTTTAAACAGTATGTCAGATGCTGATTTTAGCAAAAAAATAAAGATATCACAAGAGGAGCTGGCAGAATTGGCGGCTTCGATTCGTGGCAATTTGTAA
- a CDS encoding capsule assembly Wzi family protein gives MRKISVLNFLLCFVLGIGINYAQDSTLIYSISILASGANHKTPFWLQSNQDGAIPQSGSFLSGQYGIYRIYNPGNPRLFQWSAGAQLITNVSKSSSIFFTDLYLAGKAGPVEISVGQRKGSMGITDTTLTSGSLAMSENARPYPKIQIATPNFVNIIPLNDILSFKFSYSDGLFGSAAINYGNVSQIPNTYMHQKSLYLRLGGLRHKLSLYAGFNHQAVWGGEEKIFTGGLKTLEAYKYVVIGKSWAGSRVGNHFGTIDVAAEWRGKAWNLFFYRQNIYEDGSLAKLTNVADGLTGLRFNRKHINQKDLSFKLNTILVEFIYTKEQGGSTFDFNQGIFGRDNYFNHYVYAQGWSYKARALGTPLIGPQNMYRDNITRDSSNFTANNRIIAFHLGLKASWNKVDLLFKGTFSQNFGTYDFPFPSALTQTSLLIRAERPISIWNKSLLSISLATDAGKLYTNNFALTVGWRKVGFLR, from the coding sequence ATGAGGAAAATATCAGTACTTAACTTTCTTTTATGTTTTGTTTTAGGTATTGGTATAAACTACGCACAAGATTCAACGTTAATATATTCCATTAGTATTCTTGCTTCCGGGGCTAATCACAAAACTCCATTTTGGTTACAATCAAACCAAGATGGAGCTATTCCTCAATCTGGGTCCTTTCTATCAGGGCAGTACGGGATTTATAGAATTTATAACCCTGGTAATCCTCGTCTGTTCCAATGGTCAGCCGGAGCTCAGCTTATTACTAACGTGAGTAAATCCAGCTCAATATTTTTTACAGATTTGTATTTGGCGGGGAAAGCAGGTCCAGTCGAAATAAGTGTTGGGCAGCGTAAAGGATCCATGGGTATAACTGATACTACCTTAACATCGGGTTCTTTGGCGATGTCCGAAAATGCTCGTCCCTATCCCAAAATACAAATAGCCACACCGAATTTTGTAAATATTATTCCATTAAATGATATTCTCTCGTTCAAATTTTCTTACTCTGATGGCTTATTTGGTTCTGCCGCCATTAATTATGGTAACGTCAGCCAGATTCCTAATACTTATATGCATCAAAAATCTCTTTATTTGAGATTAGGAGGCTTACGACATAAACTAAGCCTGTATGCCGGCTTCAATCATCAGGCTGTGTGGGGTGGGGAAGAGAAAATATTTACCGGTGGCTTAAAAACCTTGGAGGCTTATAAATATGTAGTTATAGGAAAATCTTGGGCAGGCAGCAGAGTGGGAAATCATTTTGGTACCATAGACGTAGCTGCTGAATGGAGAGGTAAAGCTTGGAATCTTTTCTTTTATCGTCAAAATATCTACGAGGACGGTTCGCTGGCAAAACTTACAAATGTAGCTGACGGCCTAACGGGTTTAAGATTTAATAGAAAACATATTAATCAAAAAGATCTTTCATTTAAACTTAATACGATTTTAGTAGAGTTCATTTATACAAAAGAGCAAGGTGGTAGCACCTTCGACTTTAACCAAGGCATTTTTGGAAGAGATAACTACTTTAATCATTACGTCTATGCACAAGGCTGGTCATACAAAGCCAGGGCTCTTGGCACACCGCTGATAGGTCCTCAAAATATGTATCGGGATAATATTACTCGTGACAGCTCAAACTTTACTGCAAATAATAGAATAATCGCATTTCATCTTGGCCTAAAAGCATCCTGGAATAAGGTTGACTTATTATTTAAAGGCACTTTTTCTCAAAACTTTGGAACATATGATTTCCCATTCCCATCCGCCCTTACTCAAACGTCATTATTAATTCGCGCCGAAAGACCAATCTCTATTTGGAATAAAAGTCTTTTAAGTATAAGTTTAGCAACCGATGCGGGTAAATTATATACAAATAATTTTGCTCTTACTGTGGGGTGGAGAAAAGTAGGCTTTCTCCGTTAA
- a CDS encoding glycosyltransferase: MMNRKKSNVLFIVTKSEPGGAQKFVYEQILILEDEFNLFLATDTQGWLFEQSNSRLINWFLDNRIKGISFTYLIELIKFIRKNDINLVVCNSANGGLYGRIAAYILKRKSIYVSHGWSSIYRGKKIAFVFNNIEKLLSSISSSILCISENDFIIARTKIRINLSTVKTIPNKIFPVISNKTLSAKDATNKIIRILTVARLDYPKRLDLLIEAFGNLNNVEVYIVGGGPQEGVLRELVEKNLFNNIFLLGTVSSFSDFGSYDLFVLLSNSEGLPMSAIEAMSCELPLILSDVGGCKELIRNNGILVKNDISSIREGFDECIRNVEKFRAESISLFNEKFNLEVNKQEYINYYHSVLSK, from the coding sequence ATGATGAATCGAAAGAAAAGTAATGTACTCTTTATTGTAACCAAATCCGAACCTGGAGGTGCTCAAAAATTTGTGTACGAGCAAATACTTATATTGGAGGATGAATTCAATCTATTTTTAGCCACTGATACGCAGGGATGGCTATTTGAACAATCCAATTCAAGGCTGATCAATTGGTTTTTAGATAATCGTATCAAAGGAATATCATTTACATACCTGATTGAATTGATAAAATTTATAAGGAAAAATGATATAAATCTTGTTGTATGCAACTCAGCAAATGGAGGGCTTTATGGTCGTATTGCTGCTTACATTCTAAAAAGAAAATCAATTTATGTTTCTCATGGCTGGTCGTCAATCTACCGAGGGAAAAAAATTGCGTTTGTTTTTAATAATATCGAAAAATTATTGAGCTCCATCTCTTCCTCAATTTTATGCATATCGGAAAATGATTTCATCATTGCAAGAACAAAAATTCGCATAAATTTATCAACGGTAAAAACTATTCCAAATAAGATCTTCCCCGTTATATCAAATAAAACTTTATCTGCTAAGGATGCAACAAATAAAATAATTCGAATTCTAACTGTGGCAAGGCTGGATTATCCTAAAAGACTTGACCTTTTAATAGAAGCTTTTGGGAATTTAAATAATGTTGAAGTTTATATTGTTGGCGGCGGACCACAAGAAGGTGTATTAAGAGAATTAGTGGAAAAAAATTTATTTAATAATATTTTTCTACTCGGCACAGTTTCAAGTTTTAGTGACTTTGGTAGCTATGACCTCTTTGTTTTACTTTCAAATAGCGAGGGGCTCCCTATGTCAGCTATCGAAGCTATGTCGTGTGAATTGCCATTGATACTCAGTGACGTTGGGGGATGCAAGGAATTAATTAGAAATAACGGAATCTTGGTTAAAAATGATATTTCCTCAATACGAGAGGGATTTGATGAGTGTATCAGAAATGTAGAAAAATTTAGAGCGGAGTCAATTTCTTTGTTTAATGAAAAATTTAACTTAGAAGTAAATAAACAAGAGTATATAAATTATTACCACAGTGTATTATCCAAGTAA